Sequence from the Christiangramia fulva genome:
TCCATGCCAGTGCACCAACATGCACGTGGGCAATGATCCAGTCACTAAAGTGAGCGATGGCATTCACGTTTTTAAGGGAAAGCATAGGGCCTTCAAAAGTTGCCATACCATAACCCGTGATCGCCACTACCATGAATTTCAAAACAGGATCAACCCTAACTTTATCCCATGCTCCGCGAAGGGTTAGCAAACCATTGATCATCCCACCCCAGGAAGGGAATAACAACATCACTGAAAAAGCAACTCCAAGGTTTTGCGCCCATTCAGGGAGTGATGTATATAGAAGATGGTGTGGTCCTGCCCAGATATAAATAAAGATCAGGGACCAGAAGTGAACAATAGATAATCGATAAGAATATACCGGCCTGTTTGCCGCTTTCGGAACAAAATAGTACATCAATCCCAGGAAAGGCGTAGTAAGGAAAAAGGCTACCGCGTTATGCCCGTACCACCATTGCACCAGTGCATCCTGAACTCCTGCGTATACCGAATAACTTTTTAGAAAATCTACCGGTAATTCTATATTATTAAAAATATGAAGCACAGCCACGGTAACGAAGGTGGCCAGATAGAACCAGATCGCCACATAAAGGTGTCGTTGCCTTCTCTTGATCATGGTACCAATAAGGTTAATTCCGAATGCTACCCAAACCAGCGCAATAGCGATATCAAAAGGCCATTCAAGCTCGGCATATTCTTTTGAAGACGTAAAACCAAGCGGCAGGGTGATCGCAGCACCAACAATAATGAGCTGCCAACCCCAAAAATTGATGTTGCTCAGGGCGTCGCTAAACATTCGCGCTTTAAGCAAACGCTGGGTAGAATAATAAACTCCGGCGAAAATGGCATTTCCAACAAAGGCAAAAATGACCGCATTGGTATGTAAAGGTCTTAACCGACCAAAACTTAGCCAGGAGATTCCACTGGTAAGCTCCGGAAATAAAAATAAGAAGGCGAGCAGCAAACCCACGCTCATCCCAATAACACCCCAGAAAAGGGTCGCCACGATAAATTTCTTTACGATCTTATTATCGTAGTAAAATTGCTGTACTTCCATAGTTTATTTATTGATTACTCTTTTTTGATGTTTCCTTTTTTTTGGTTTTTACCTCATCATCAAATAACATTCTTACCGAAGGTGTATAGACATCGTCATACTGACCGCTCTTCACCGAAAAGATGAAGGCCACAAAAAAGATCAGCGCAACAACAAGACTAACAGCAAGTAAGAGATAAATGATATTCATGATTATTCGAATCTGGGCGTAAAAATATTTTTATGAAAGCGGGTAAAAAATGACAATTATCAGCTTTCAGTTTTTTTAAAATTGAGGCGCTTACCGAGCCAGTAAGAGCAAAAAGTGGTAAAGGCCACGATACTTACCGAACTTAGCGGCATAAGGATCGCTGCATAGACAGGCTTTAAATTGCCGGTAACCGCAAATCCAAGCCCAATTAAATTGTAAAGAAAT
This genomic interval carries:
- the ccoS gene encoding cbb3-type cytochrome oxidase assembly protein CcoS; the protein is MNIIYLLLAVSLVVALIFFVAFIFSVKSGQYDDVYTPSVRMLFDDEVKTKKKETSKKSNQ